The DNA segment TTTTGAGGCTTTGGCACTTCCGGTGGTTTCAAGCGCCCTCATGGCAGCCCGCATAATCTGGGGGTACATTTTGGGGTACGTCGTGATATGCTCAAAATCTTGGGGGTACATTTTCATAAAAGCCTGAAACCCACGGGAGACGCCACTTTGCTAACAGAATCAAAAATACGAAACCTCAAACCGGAAGCGAAAACAAAACGCTATTTCGATGGGCACGGCCTGTATTTGAAAGTCCGAAAGAATGGTTCTAAATACTGGCGCTGGAAGTATCGTTTTGGTGGAAAAGAAAAGCTACTTGCCTTCGGAGTGTACCCAACAGTCACGCTCAAGGCTGCACGCTTTAAACGAGACGACGCCCGCAGAACGCTACTCTCCGGTGCCGACTCCGCCATTGTCAAAAATCAACAAACCACCGCGCCAACCTTTCAAGCAATAGCCGAGCAATGGCTTGCACGCCAAACGCACTGGGCAGCAAACCATCGACGCACAGTTGTACTACGACTCCACAAGGCCATCTACAATACTATTGGCTCCGTCCCAATAACAGAATTGCAGCCTATCGATTTTCTCACAGCGTTACGGCGCATTGAAAGCAGAGGCTCGCACGTGACTGCGCACAAGGTTAAGGGCGTATGTTCGCAGATATGCCGTTTTGCGGTCGCAGCTTGCATAATTCCAAGCGATCCCACCCGCGACCTTAAAGGAGCGCTTACAACGCCTACACACGGTAAATTTTCTGCATTCACCACACCGCAGCAAGCCGGAGAAGTTATGCGCGCCCTTCGCAGCTACAACGGCTATGTTGTTTCAAAATTTGCTCTGCTACTTACCGCCTATACTTTTCCCAGACAAAAGGAGCTGCGCCACGCTGAGTGGACTGAAATAGATCTGCAGCGCGCTCTATGGATAGCACCCGCAGAAAAAATGAAAATGAAACGCGAACACGTTGTGCCGCTCTCCACCCAGTCGCTCGACCTGATCCGCACGCTGCAAACAGTCACCGGTGGTGGCAAATATCTTTTTCCATCTGTTCGCACAGCATCGCGCCCTATGAGTGAAGCAACTTGCTTGGCTGCCCTACGCCGTATGAGATTTACTAAAGAAGAAATAACAGCGCATGGCTTTCGCGCCATGGCATCGTCAATTTTGAATGAAGCAGGCTACAATCCAGATGTAATAGAAATGCAGCTGGCGCATGCTCCGGCTAACAAAATTCGTGCAGCATACAACCGCGCTCAGTACCTGCCAGAGCGATGCAAATTAATGCAAGACTGGGCAGACATGTTAGACGCCTTCGAATCGCAGGAAAGCTAGGCTAGATGCGGCATTGCAGGCAGCGAATAGAAACACGCTTGCATAGCGCATTTCTGTTTGTGGCTTGAAGATTCAAACAAAAAAACAAGACAAGCTCATAACTTTCGGCAAGTTATGAGCTTTTTCTTTTATCGCAAGCAGTTGACTCTTTTGCACTACTTGGCAAAACATTGCAAAAAGTGCAATTGGCTATTCCATCATAAAACCCAGTACTGGCGGGCTCTGGCACACTGTTTTGCACCCTTCGCTAATTGCAAAAAAATGACAAAAAAATGCTCGAAGGCGGGAGCGAAGGAGTGTTTTTGATTCTAAGATATACTTTTTTCACTTACATCTCGACACCCTATTGCACAGATCCCTCAAAAAGCGCACAGTCCCTTGCTGCATACATGCTTTAACATTCTACGCTGGCAACTCACGCTACTACGAGGGACAAATAATTATGACATTATCAACGCCATCACTTCCGAAGACTAAAGCCGACACATCATACGACTCAGAATTAATGAAACTTTCTCACTATCAAAAGTATCCAAATATGATTCCTTGGATTGGTGAATATTACTCTTCTTTTTCTCCCAAGATATTTGTCATTGGCGAGAGCCATTATTTAGACAAAGGTGATACATATCACCATGCTGCTGAAGATTGGTATGCTGGTATTCCAATTGAAAAACGTGCTAACAAAGGTTGGTACAGCACTAGAGAAATCATCGGGTCAAATGTTGAAAAAATAGCCAATAACGGCAAGTGGAGACTGAAATCTCATTCTATTTATCGCAATATTGATTCAGCTCTAAAAGAATTTATTCCAGCATTAACCTACACTCCTTCAGCATTTACCCATATTGCGTTTATGAACTACTTTCAACGCCCCGCTCAAGTTACTGGTGACTCGATTAAGGTCACCGAACTCGACAGGAAAATTAGCTATGATGTTTGCTTAACAGTTGCCAAGCAACTTCGCCCAGACCTTATTGTTTTTACAAGCTCTCTTGCATTTAGAACCGCAAAAAAATCTGGATTCATAAATGAGCTAGCTGACAACGGGGCACTTGTCGGTGCTGTCCCTCATCCTAGTTGCCCGTGGTGGTATCGAAAAAATAAAAAAGGTCTTACGGGAAAAGAAAAATTTAAAAACTACTTAGATCAAGGTAGGGGACTTTTCATTTGCTTTCTCTTTCTATTCAGTAATCCGTTCTCCCGCTCCATCAAAATGGGCGGCGGCATCGTCTACGGCTTTTTCCATGCTTTTTAGGATGAAAATTAGCTCTGGGTACTTATCGCCGAATTCTTCATGCATCATGTTTAGGGAACGGGCGATGTTGTAGAGAGTCATTACGTGATCTGTTTGCTCTACTTGCTGACTCATGCTGCTACCCTCCGCTCTACGGTGTTAGCGAGCTCGATGAGCTTGTCTGCAATGTAGTCCAGCGCGAGGCTGCTTTCTGCTGTGGAAGTGTCTTTGCGGATCTGTTGGAGCGTTGCAGCTGCGTCGCGCAGCTCGTCCATGCTTGGAAGCATTCCGGTTGGAATGGTGGTAGATTGTGCCATTTGGCAACTCCTGAGTGTTGTTTGAGTTTATGAGAAGTTGTCCATAACCAATAAAAAAGGTCGGGAGTTCTCAAACCGCACTCAGCACGGCAGAAGGCTTTCCCCTTGCGGGTATTATATGACCTTCGTACTCCCGACCAAAATATTTGGCGAATATGTAATTCAAGATGCTTCCGATCACAAGATGCACTATTCCTAGGGACTGTGCATTTTGGTCATTAGACGCAAAAAAAAACCACTTCTTACGGGAGCGGATAAGCCGCTGAGTGTCAAAGGTGTTTGAGATCACCTAGGGGAGAATATGCCGAAGTTTGCAAGCAGGGTCAAGTAGGAAAGAAATTTCAGGAAACGTAATATGCTATCTTGAAAGAGTTTTTAGAAAGACATACAATTCTCAAAAATCCACTAGGAGCCTTCTCTGTGCAATATTCCTTCTTAAATAAAACAAAAATTCTTTTTCTACGAATTACAAAATTTTCAATAGCTGCGTCACTCATTTTTATCCTCCTAGTACTCCTTAGTGTAATCTCTCCAGATATAAATACTCTTGGTAAGAAAGTGATTACAATAGTAAGTTCAGATGAAGAGCTTTTAATCTCTATCGTGCTAATATCTTGTGGAATCGTAGGAACATTTTTAGCTTTTTATCAAAATGTTTTTCAACAAGCTGATCTCGAGCGAAAGAAAGACATCCATATTACATATGCAAAAAACAACAGGCCTGACTCCGAAAAAAGAACAGAACAAACTTCTGAACCATATACTCAGCAATCACTTTTTGACCAAATATCACAAAGCTTGACTCAACAAGTCTTACTTTTTGATAGAAAAGCTTCGATAATGCTTGAGCAAGGAATTAAAATTGCTATCTCAGGCGTTTTACTTCTCTTAGCAACAATCATTCTATGGAACTATTTTCTACAATATTTAGGTAGCGCTGCAAGAACAGAACACTTTATAGGGATAGTTTCGTGCAGTTTAGTTTTTGTTTTTCTTCAAGCACTTGCGGTCTGGTGCTTAAAACAACACAGAGCATACGTTGATGCTTCTCTTTACGTCACCAAAATTCGTTCTATTTTTGAACGTAAAATGCAGGCTTATCTTTTAATCAAAGAATTTTCTCAAGGTAAAGAAGGCTACCATAAACTACTCGACAATTTCTTAACCGACATTGAATGGCCACCAGAACCACTAAGCGCAAAACAACAAACTAGCTATGCAAAAGAAGCTGCTGCAACATTAACAGAAGTTACAAAGTCTCTCCGCGTACTTCATGCAGCACACGATAAGCCTGCCAGTTCACATCGCAGATATCCTAATCCATCGAGATAACTAATGTCGCTAAACTTCATCAAAAAATACTCAGAAATCCTCTGTCTCGGAGGATTTCTTCTTTATTGGCTTTGGGATACGAAGATATCGCCTTTCACAATCAACCTTAGCTCCAGCGAATGGGCTAGCCTCGCAAATGCTTCTGCCTCATTAGTCCTTGCAAGTATTGGTATTTGGGGTGTTAATAGTTGGAAAGGGGAGTACAAACAAAAAGAACAATATAAAGCTGCTGTTAATTTCGGCGAACATGCAAAAAACTCTGTTGATGCACTCAGACATATTGCGAGTAACTTTTACCTACCACATGAGATACCCAGCGATATGTCAAATTCAGTTGATAGGCATAGTGAGATAATTATACATATTTTAAATTCTTATATGACAACATTTAGCAAACTCTATACTTATCTTAACCGCTCTCAAATCGTATTAGGTGATGATGCCAGCAGCATCTACAATAAAATCCATCAATCGATACATGATATTAAAGAGCATTGCTCAAACCATTACGACATTGGAGAAAACATTAAAATGGTAAGGGCACAGGCAAACATTCATGCGCCAGGCATCAGTCTTGAAGCAAAACAGCAAAGCTCCTACGCGCTCATTCGAGAGCTTGAAGATAA comes from the Halodesulfovibrio sp. genome and includes:
- a CDS encoding integrase arm-type DNA-binding domain-containing protein, yielding MLTESKIRNLKPEAKTKRYFDGHGLYLKVRKNGSKYWRWKYRFGGKEKLLAFGVYPTVTLKAARFKRDDARRTLLSGADSAIVKNQQTTAPTFQAIAEQWLARQTHWAANHRRTVVLRLHKAIYNTIGSVPITELQPIDFLTALRRIESRGSHVTAHKVKGVCSQICRFAVAACIIPSDPTRDLKGALTTPTHGKFSAFTTPQQAGEVMRALRSYNGYVVSKFALLLTAYTFPRQKELRHAEWTEIDLQRALWIAPAEKMKMKREHVVPLSTQSLDLIRTLQTVTGGGKYLFPSVRTASRPMSEATCLAALRRMRFTKEEITAHGFRAMASSILNEAGYNPDVIEMQLAHAPANKIRAAYNRAQYLPERCKLMQDWADMLDAFESQES